The Deinococcus koreensis genome window below encodes:
- a CDS encoding DNA repair protein RecN, which produces MTRKARAPRPPQAAEPLPEAVLAPAAGPLLSRLEVRSLATIRELALDFSPGFSVFTGETGAGKSIIVDALGLLLGSRANTDLIRSGEEHLLVTGFWDEEAASRKVNAQGRSTARLDGEVVSVRELQDWAQARLTIHWQHSAVSLLSPANQRALLDKQLPEPLAAYAQAYRQWQEARARLDALRASERERARQLDLLQFQATELAEISPQAGEEEPLQADLTRLANLDTIAQGAAGALSLLADADDNALGYLSEAIRSLNAGARYDPTSAELQQELRAAQDSLQAVVGELRGVAEDSAPDGEELARVEARLSALSRLRAKYGPTLEDVLAFQEQVNAELAALTRDEQDAGSLDQEVERLLDTVARLGGALDRAREQRAGPLARQLIGVIRELGMPHARLEFRLSAAPEPTAHGLSDVTLHFTANPGEELAPLTEVASGGELSRVMLAISTVLGADTPAVVFDEVDAGIGGSAAVAVAEQLQRLARSRQVFVVTHLAQIAARADQHYRVVKSVADGRTVSRVERLNDEERLAEIARMLSGNTSDAAIQHARELLATAADDRRVDAV; this is translated from the coding sequence GTGACCCGTAAGGCCCGCGCCCCCCGCCCCCCTCAAGCTGCCGAACCACTTCCAGAGGCTGTCCTGGCCCCGGCCGCCGGCCCGCTGCTCAGCCGGCTGGAGGTGCGTTCCCTGGCGACCATCCGTGAACTGGCGCTGGACTTCAGCCCCGGATTCTCGGTGTTCACGGGCGAGACCGGCGCGGGCAAGAGCATCATCGTGGACGCGCTGGGCCTGCTGCTGGGGTCGCGGGCGAACACCGACCTGATCCGCAGCGGCGAGGAGCACCTGCTGGTCACGGGCTTCTGGGACGAGGAGGCCGCCAGCCGCAAGGTGAACGCCCAGGGCCGCAGCACCGCCCGCCTGGACGGCGAGGTGGTCAGCGTGCGCGAGCTGCAGGACTGGGCGCAGGCCCGGCTGACCATCCACTGGCAGCACAGCGCGGTGAGCCTGCTCAGCCCGGCCAACCAGCGGGCGCTGCTGGACAAGCAGCTGCCGGAACCGCTGGCGGCTTATGCCCAGGCCTACCGCCAGTGGCAGGAGGCCCGCGCCCGCCTGGACGCCCTGCGCGCCAGCGAGCGGGAACGGGCGCGGCAGCTCGACCTGCTGCAGTTCCAGGCCACCGAACTCGCCGAGATCTCGCCCCAGGCCGGCGAGGAGGAGCCCCTGCAGGCCGACCTGACCCGGCTGGCAAACTTGGACACCATCGCGCAGGGGGCGGCGGGGGCGCTGAGCCTGCTCGCCGACGCCGACGACAACGCCCTGGGCTACCTCAGCGAGGCGATCCGCTCGCTGAACGCCGGCGCCCGCTACGACCCGACCAGCGCCGAGCTGCAGCAGGAACTGCGGGCCGCCCAGGACAGCCTGCAGGCGGTGGTCGGCGAGCTGCGCGGCGTGGCCGAGGACAGCGCCCCGGACGGCGAGGAGCTGGCCCGCGTGGAGGCCCGCCTGAGCGCCCTGAGCCGCCTGAGGGCCAAGTACGGCCCGACCCTGGAGGACGTGCTGGCCTTCCAGGAACAGGTGAACGCGGAACTCGCCGCCCTGACCCGCGACGAGCAGGACGCCGGCAGTCTGGATCAGGAGGTGGAGCGGCTGCTCGACACGGTGGCGCGGCTGGGCGGGGCCCTCGACCGGGCACGCGAGCAGCGGGCCGGGCCGCTCGCCCGGCAGCTGATCGGGGTCATTCGCGAGCTGGGGATGCCGCACGCCCGCCTGGAATTCCGCCTGAGCGCGGCCCCCGAACCCACCGCGCACGGCCTGAGCGACGTGACCCTGCACTTCACGGCGAACCCCGGCGAGGAACTCGCCCCGCTCACCGAGGTCGCCTCGGGCGGTGAACTCTCACGCGTGATGCTCGCCATCAGCACCGTGCTGGGCGCCGATACCCCCGCCGTGGTCTTCGACGAGGTGGACGCCGGCATCGGGGGCTCGGCCGCCGTGGCCGTGGCCGAGCAGCTGCAGCGCCTGGCCCGCAGCCGTCAGGTCTTCGTGGTGACCCACCTGGCGCAGATCGCGGCGCGCGCCGACCAGCACTACCGGGTGGTGAAGAGCGTGGCGGACGGCCGCACGGTGAGCCGGGTCGAGCGCCTGAACGACGAGGAACGCCTGGCCGAAATCGCCCGGATGCTCAGCGGCAACACCTCGGACGCGGCCATCCAGCACGCCCGTGAGCTGCTGGCGACGGCAGCGGACGACCGCCGGGTGGACGCCGTCTAG
- a CDS encoding protease complex subunit PrcB family protein: MKRSVSSAAVLTAGLLSGCSMTGPGQLKVHEALLYGGTQERVVWVYGTLGGSSSSLRLGGQTVELRAQVSDPVAVPGTLSVNGKATYRLPTTAMGPKIAVTSSAAGTFDVRASDSSVAAVYYTDGARWTRLAGVNGRVGGQAVAGLDGAGNLNAAEATALSRALLGQGPLAVAVLAESNLPDAPLAVEPAAQEYLRTGLYILPNVVSLPVVPGAVVPSPGRPVPPKPAPAPVPTPPTPGARVNVTELASGTQASVQTFGVQLATTQAEASALYARAYGRQTGVPEAARVGSSTIVGVFLGQRATGGYGIRVLGASASGGVLTLTVQVRAPAPGAITTQALTSPWTLVRVDGAFTRVNVVDERGQPLPAGVPGGGDVR, from the coding sequence ATGAAGAGAAGTGTGTCGTCTGCAGCAGTCCTGACCGCCGGGCTGCTGAGCGGGTGTTCCATGACAGGCCCCGGTCAGCTGAAAGTCCACGAGGCCCTGCTGTATGGGGGCACCCAGGAGCGGGTGGTCTGGGTCTACGGCACGCTGGGTGGGAGCAGCAGCAGCCTGCGCCTGGGCGGGCAGACGGTGGAGCTGCGCGCGCAGGTGAGCGACCCGGTGGCCGTGCCCGGCACCCTCAGCGTGAACGGCAAGGCCACCTACCGCCTGCCGACCACGGCGATGGGCCCGAAGATCGCGGTGACTTCCAGCGCGGCCGGCACCTTCGATGTCCGGGCCAGCGACAGCAGCGTCGCCGCGGTCTATTACACCGACGGCGCCCGCTGGACGAGGCTCGCGGGCGTGAATGGCCGGGTGGGCGGTCAGGCCGTGGCCGGTCTGGACGGTGCCGGGAACCTGAACGCCGCCGAGGCTACCGCCCTGAGCCGCGCCCTGCTGGGTCAGGGGCCGCTGGCCGTGGCGGTGCTGGCCGAGTCCAACCTGCCCGACGCGCCCCTGGCCGTCGAGCCGGCCGCCCAGGAATACCTGCGTACCGGGCTCTACATCCTGCCCAACGTGGTGTCCCTCCCGGTCGTTCCCGGCGCAGTGGTGCCCAGCCCTGGGCGGCCGGTGCCCCCCAAACCGGCCCCCGCTCCTGTGCCTACTCCCCCCACCCCCGGAGCCCGCGTGAACGTCACCGAACTTGCTAGTGGAACCCAGGCGTCCGTCCAGACCTTCGGCGTCCAGCTCGCCACCACCCAGGCCGAGGCCAGCGCCCTGTATGCCCGGGCCTACGGGCGGCAGACCGGCGTGCCCGAAGCGGCCCGGGTGGGCTCCTCGACCATCGTCGGGGTGTTCCTGGGACAGCGGGCGACCGGCGGCTACGGGATCAGGGTGCTGGGCGCCAGCGCCAGCGGCGGCGTGCTCACCCTGACGGTGCAGGTGCGCGCCCCGGCCCCCGGCGCCATCACCACCCAGGCGCTCACCAGCCCCTGGACGCTGGTGCGCGTGGACGGCGCCTTCACGCGCGTGAACGTCGTCGACGAGCGCGGCCAGCCCCTGCCGGCGGGCGTTCCGGGCGGTGGCGACGTCCGCTGA
- a CDS encoding DoxX family protein, with amino-acid sequence MKPQPELALAIIRIAVGVAFCWHGWQTLFTTGLQTVTRQFEATGVPLPLLTAPTTAVLELLGGLLLGLGLGARGLAGALALSTLLVGGTSALAGALPALRLELSALLLAGSLAVMVGGTGRPSVEGWRAASPSATRGSSAVRRRKG; translated from the coding sequence GTGAAGCCGCAGCCCGAGCTGGCCCTGGCGATCATCCGGATCGCGGTCGGAGTCGCGTTCTGCTGGCACGGCTGGCAGACGCTGTTCACGACCGGGCTGCAGACCGTCACCCGGCAGTTCGAGGCCACGGGCGTGCCCCTGCCCCTGTTGACCGCGCCCACCACGGCGGTGCTGGAACTGCTGGGCGGGCTGCTGCTGGGCCTGGGGCTGGGCGCCCGTGGGCTGGCCGGCGCGCTGGCCCTGAGCACCCTGCTGGTGGGCGGAACGTCGGCCCTGGCGGGTGCCCTGCCGGCCCTCCGGCTGGAACTGTCGGCCCTGCTGCTGGCCGGCAGTCTGGCGGTGATGGTGGGCGGGACAGGGCGCCCCTCGGTCGAGGGCTGGCGGGCCGCCTCCCCATCGGCCACGCGCGGCTCCAGTGCGGTTCGGCGCAGAAAAGGCTGA
- a CDS encoding BMP family lipoprotein: MKKFLTLALAMTTTLAAAQNLRVGMAYDAGGKFDKSFNQSAYEGSLRAKKNLGIEVKDFEPSDPSQVVQGIRGFANEGFDLTIGVGFANNASISQVAKENPDLFFGLIDDVSPQKNVASLTFSEQEGSYLVGYLAGMNSSTGVVGFVGGMDIPLIHKFEAGYTAGVKAANPKARVIAQYVGTTPEAWNNPGKAKEIAGSMRTRGADIIFAAAGASGNGVIDYVKQTQCLKAANLPSGVSFGSNNFASVAKSAKYKAACAGNTRPMFFIGVDSNQNYLGDTDGNAATLNHGMTSMLKRVDNAVYALINDVKADKFKGGQRTFGLKDGGVGYAVDQYNKALISSAQVVKVEAAKAKIISGAVKVPTK; encoded by the coding sequence ATGAAGAAATTCCTGACCCTGGCCCTCGCCATGACCACCACCCTCGCCGCCGCCCAGAACCTGCGCGTCGGCATGGCCTACGACGCCGGCGGCAAGTTCGACAAGAGCTTCAACCAGAGCGCCTACGAGGGCTCGCTGCGCGCCAAGAAGAACCTGGGCATCGAGGTCAAGGACTTCGAACCCAGCGACCCCAGCCAGGTCGTGCAGGGCATCCGCGGCTTCGCCAACGAGGGCTTCGACCTGACCATCGGCGTGGGCTTCGCGAACAACGCGTCCATCAGCCAGGTCGCCAAGGAAAACCCGGATCTGTTCTTCGGCCTGATCGACGACGTCTCGCCCCAGAAGAACGTGGCCAGCCTGACCTTCAGCGAGCAGGAGGGCAGCTACCTGGTGGGCTACCTGGCCGGCATGAACTCCTCGACGGGCGTCGTGGGCTTCGTGGGCGGCATGGACATTCCCCTGATCCACAAGTTCGAGGCGGGCTACACGGCCGGCGTGAAGGCCGCCAACCCCAAGGCGCGCGTCATCGCGCAGTACGTCGGCACCACCCCTGAAGCCTGGAACAACCCCGGCAAGGCCAAGGAAATCGCCGGCTCCATGCGGACGCGCGGCGCGGACATCATCTTCGCGGCCGCCGGCGCGAGCGGCAACGGCGTGATCGACTACGTCAAGCAGACGCAGTGCCTCAAGGCCGCCAACCTGCCCTCGGGCGTGAGCTTCGGCAGCAACAACTTCGCCAGCGTCGCCAAGAGCGCCAAGTACAAGGCGGCCTGCGCCGGCAACACCCGTCCGATGTTCTTCATCGGCGTGGACAGCAACCAGAACTACCTGGGCGACACCGACGGCAACGCCGCCACGCTGAACCACGGCATGACCTCCATGCTCAAGCGGGTGGACAACGCCGTGTACGCCCTGATCAACGACGTCAAGGCCGACAAGTTCAAGGGCGGCCAGCGCACCTTCGGGCTCAAGGACGGCGGCGTGGGCTACGCGGTCGACCAGTACAACAAGGCCCTGATCTCCAGCGCCCAGGTCGTGAAGGTCGAGGCCGCCAAGGCCAAGATCATCAGCGGCGCGGTCAAGGTGCCCACCAAGTAA
- the ligA gene encoding NAD-dependent DNA ligase LigA, giving the protein MAPSDYDRYLALSREVAQHNRAYHELDAPLIPDAEYDALVREVRALEAGHPDWAGRAATELGGEEPGGVSPAQAVGGAPSTAFLPVTHPTPMTSLDNVFSDEELGEWREKLARSLNLPTDWDDFTFTGELKIDGLSVNLYYKGGELQWAATRGNGAVGELVTAQVLTVPGIPTTLPGHRGELEVRGEVYMSRADFAAYNAQAEELGTPLLKNPRNGAAGALRQKDPEVTRSRNLRAIFYQLGRRDGVPVSTQSGVLAWLGEQGFPVSAYSETLRGVGAAADYHARMIARRQSFEFDADGTVLKLDPLALQQEAGFTSRAPRWAIAYKFPVEEVETVLESISINVGRTGKLAPLAHLQPRLIEGSTVSRATLHNEDFIQGLDLHIGDTVVVRKSGGVIPQIMRVIVEKRPAGAQPYAFPTVCPECGHGAVRTEGDANTYCPNPACPSQQFERLRYFVSRGAMDVRGIGEKLIAQLLETGLARDAADLYGLTAEQLSNLERGGDKKAQNILGQLEASKTRPLWRLINALGISHVGERNAQALASAFGTLDALLAATPEQIEAVPGLGGVIAQSVAGALADPSMRDLIARLRGAGLSPVEALTVRGEQLRGLNFVITGSLSRPRDALKAELEAAGGRVTGSVTGKTSYLIAGEDAGSKLDRARELEVPVLDEPGLSALLRERGVGVSQGEPLAADAPEEATSPPV; this is encoded by the coding sequence ATGGCTCCGTCCGATTACGACCGCTATCTGGCCCTCAGCCGGGAGGTGGCGCAGCACAACCGCGCCTACCATGAACTGGACGCCCCGCTGATCCCCGACGCCGAATACGACGCGCTGGTGCGGGAGGTCAGGGCGCTGGAGGCCGGGCATCCCGACTGGGCCGGGCGGGCGGCGACCGAGCTGGGTGGCGAGGAGCCGGGCGGGGTCAGTCCCGCGCAGGCGGTGGGCGGCGCGCCCAGCACGGCCTTCCTGCCGGTCACCCACCCGACCCCCATGACCAGCCTGGACAACGTCTTTTCCGACGAGGAATTGGGCGAGTGGCGCGAGAAGCTGGCCCGCTCCCTGAACCTGCCCACCGACTGGGACGACTTCACCTTCACGGGCGAGCTGAAGATCGATGGCCTGAGCGTGAACCTGTATTACAAAGGCGGCGAACTGCAGTGGGCGGCCACGCGCGGCAACGGCGCGGTGGGCGAGCTGGTCACCGCCCAGGTGCTGACCGTGCCCGGCATTCCCACGACCCTGCCAGGCCACCGGGGCGAGCTGGAGGTGCGCGGCGAGGTCTACATGAGCCGCGCCGACTTCGCCGCCTACAACGCCCAGGCCGAGGAACTGGGCACGCCCCTGTTGAAGAATCCCCGCAACGGCGCGGCGGGCGCCCTGCGCCAGAAAGACCCGGAGGTCACGCGCTCGCGCAACCTCCGGGCCATCTTCTATCAGTTGGGCAGACGCGACGGCGTGCCGGTGAGCACCCAGTCGGGCGTGCTGGCCTGGCTGGGAGAGCAGGGCTTCCCGGTCAGCGCCTATTCCGAGACCCTGCGCGGGGTGGGCGCCGCCGCCGACTACCACGCCCGTATGATCGCCCGGCGCCAGAGCTTCGAGTTCGACGCCGACGGCACCGTGCTCAAGCTCGACCCGCTGGCCCTGCAGCAGGAGGCCGGCTTCACCAGCCGCGCGCCGCGCTGGGCCATCGCCTACAAGTTCCCGGTCGAGGAGGTCGAGACGGTGCTGGAGAGCATTTCCATCAACGTGGGCCGCACCGGCAAGCTGGCCCCGCTGGCCCACCTGCAGCCCCGGCTGATTGAGGGCAGCACGGTGAGCCGGGCGACCCTGCACAACGAGGATTTCATCCAGGGGCTCGATCTGCATATCGGCGACACCGTGGTGGTGCGCAAATCCGGCGGCGTGATCCCGCAGATCATGCGGGTGATCGTGGAGAAGCGGCCGGCGGGCGCCCAGCCCTACGCCTTCCCCACCGTCTGCCCCGAGTGCGGCCACGGCGCCGTCCGCACCGAGGGCGACGCCAACACCTACTGCCCCAACCCCGCCTGCCCCTCGCAGCAGTTCGAGCGCCTGCGCTACTTCGTGTCGCGCGGGGCCATGGACGTGCGCGGCATCGGCGAGAAGCTGATCGCCCAGTTGCTGGAGACCGGCCTGGCCCGCGACGCCGCCGACCTCTACGGGCTCACGGCCGAGCAGCTCTCTAACCTGGAGCGCGGCGGGGACAAGAAGGCGCAGAACATCCTGGGCCAGCTGGAGGCCAGCAAGACCCGGCCGCTGTGGAGACTGATCAATGCCCTGGGCATCAGCCACGTGGGTGAACGCAACGCCCAGGCGCTGGCGAGCGCGTTCGGCACCCTGGACGCCCTGCTGGCCGCCACGCCGGAGCAGATCGAGGCCGTGCCCGGGCTGGGCGGCGTGATCGCGCAGTCGGTGGCCGGCGCCCTGGCCGACCCGAGTATGCGTGACCTGATCGCCCGGCTGCGGGGGGCCGGGCTGAGCCCGGTGGAGGCGCTGACCGTGCGCGGGGAGCAGCTCAGGGGGCTGAACTTCGTCATCACCGGCAGCCTCTCGCGGCCCCGCGACGCCCTGAAGGCCGAGCTGGAGGCGGCGGGCGGGCGCGTGACCGGCAGCGTGACCGGCAAGACCTCCTACCTGATCGCGGGCGAGGACGCCGGCAGCAAGCTCGATCGCGCCCGTGAGCTGGAGGTGCCGGTGCTGGACGAGCCGGGCCTCTCGGCCCTACTGCGGGAACGCGGGGTCGGGGTGTCACAGGGGGAACCTTTGGCGGCCGACGCACCGGAAGAGGCGACCTCACCTCCAGTCTGA
- a CDS encoding Asp23/Gls24 family envelope stress response protein translates to MATPEVEISKHVLLDIASTTLDGIEGAEVASAPLKVNDVLRQQANTRRPRALRVTREGPDVLVEVGLNVEYGQNLVALAERAQRAVQENIELMTGLKVRSVNVTVQGVCLPKGPGA, encoded by the coding sequence ATGGCAACCCCGGAAGTCGAAATCAGTAAACATGTCCTGCTGGACATCGCCAGCACCACCCTGGACGGCATTGAGGGTGCGGAGGTCGCGTCGGCGCCGCTCAAGGTGAACGACGTGCTCAGGCAGCAGGCCAACACCCGCCGCCCCCGCGCCCTGCGCGTCACCCGTGAGGGCCCGGACGTGCTGGTCGAGGTCGGCCTGAACGTGGAGTACGGCCAGAATCTGGTCGCCCTGGCGGAGCGGGCCCAGCGCGCCGTGCAGGAGAACATCGAACTCATGACCGGCCTGAAGGTCAGATCCGTGAACGTGACGGTGCAGGGTGTCTGTCTGCCGAAAGGGCCGGGCGCTTGA
- the nusB gene encoding transcription antitermination factor NusB, whose protein sequence is MTRRRERAPRPVGTRRAAREFVFRALFEAERGDQTLDAAFTRAEGAMREGDDTFVALSDEALVFAHELMASMKQHQAEIDETLRRTIRGWTFDQMAQTDLNILRLATLEMMFTAEPHPPVIESAVRIARKFGGEDSGKFVNGVLGGLSRSLMSAPAAPPPSGGEE, encoded by the coding sequence ATGACCCGCCGCCGCGAGCGCGCCCCCCGCCCGGTCGGCACCCGCCGCGCCGCGCGCGAGTTCGTGTTCCGCGCGCTGTTCGAGGCCGAACGCGGTGACCAGACGCTGGACGCCGCCTTCACCCGCGCCGAGGGCGCCATGCGGGAGGGCGACGACACTTTCGTGGCCCTGAGCGACGAGGCCCTGGTTTTCGCCCACGAACTGATGGCCAGCATGAAGCAGCACCAGGCCGAGATCGACGAGACGCTGCGCCGCACGATCCGCGGCTGGACCTTCGATCAGATGGCCCAGACGGATCTGAACATCCTGCGGCTGGCCACGCTGGAGATGATGTTCACGGCCGAGCCCCACCCGCCGGTGATCGAGAGCGCGGTGCGGATCGCGCGGAAATTCGGCGGCGAGGACAGCGGCAAGTTTGTGAACGGGGTGCTGGGGGGGCTGAGCCGCAGCCTGATGAGTGCGCCAGCTGCGCCCCCACCGTCCGGGGGCGAGGAGTGA